In Plodia interpunctella isolate USDA-ARS_2022_Savannah chromosome 4, ilPloInte3.2, whole genome shotgun sequence, the sequence ATACTATCTTATAtgaatttaaacatattaattttaaaaaaggagCGGGAGCTGATGGTATACCAccaatctttatttataactgtTCAGATGCTTTGCTATTAccactatatttaattttcataagatCTATCGATACAGGTATTTTTCCAAGTAAGTGGAAACATGCTCTTGTTACTCCCATCCCTAAAAATAATCGCCGTGAGCTTATCTTAGAACACAGACCAATTTCTAAACTCTGCAAATTTGggcaaatttttgaaaaaatagttAGTTTACAATTATCCACCGCATTCAAACATGTGATATCCCAAAGGCAACatggattttttaaacaaagaagTGTCGATACAAATATGGTTACTTTTGTAGATTATCTATTGAGTGCGTTGGATAAGGGTACTCAAGTCGATGTCGTGTACACCGACTTCTCCAAagcttttgataaaattaatcataacttacttataaataaactttggaAGGCCGGTGTACACGGTAATCTTCTTAGATGGATTGATTCGTACATTCGCAACAGAAGTCAAGCTGTCTGTGTAAAAGGATACTGCTCTAGTTTTTTACCAATTCCTTCGGGCGTTCCCCAAGGTTCGCATCTTGGCcctgttttatttactttatatatcaATGATATACATGATGCCCTCGCGAATACTGATCAACTCCTATATGCCGATGATACTAAACTTTTCAGAGTGGTGACTAACATTAATGATTGTTTCAAAATACAACATGATCTTGACTCTCTTGTTGACTATTGTGAAGAAAATCAACTTTAccttaatattgataaatgtcATATTATCACATATACTCGCAAAAAACAGTACATTGACTTTAATTATCACCTCAACAATAACTTGGTCAAAAGGGTTGACTCAATTCGAGATCTGGGCATCATCATGGACAGCAAACTATCTTTTAAGCACCACTACGACCATATCACTcgaaaagcttttaaaaatttaggaTTCATTAATAGGATTACCAAACCTTTCAAAAATACTAGcacattaaaaattctatactTCAGTTTTGTCAGATCTATATTAGATTTTGGAAGTAACGTTTGGAATCCTTTTTATCAGGATGACGTAGACACAATTGAGAAAGTGCAAaagaaatttatcaaaatacttAACTATAGAAATAACGTATCGAACCTTTCATATGAGGACTCTCTTAAACGTTATAAAATCTTATCCCTTAAAAACCGCAGAACCCAATTCGACGTAgcatttttacacaaaattataaacagcCTTATTGACTCCCCTACACTACTTTCCAAAATTAACTTCCTAGCCAAAGCGCGACTTCCGCTTCGCTCCTCTCGTAAACTTAACATTTTAGTACCACCACAGTTGCACAGGAATTATACAAGAAACAACTTTTTTCATCGCTGCTTggtaaattataacaaaaacttcTCGGATATTGACATATTTAACTTAACTCTGCAATCTACAAAACACAAAGTTTGCACTAAATTCATTTCGAAACAAATGTCTTAActatgttatgttttatttatttgtttgtttcttgaTAAACATATTGTGTTTAATGGTAAATCTTTGATATTAATGGTTTATATCTTaggttaatattatatcatagatttgttttttctttttgagatTCTATTATTTGTACTTATAGGATACTAATGTTCTTAGAACATCactgtattaaattattattaggatGTGATAATTTAGATCACATTTATTGTTAACACGcatgcatttataaattactacacCATATACATAATTGGCACTGTTTGGTCTATTATATGGTTCactgtttttgtaatactaTTTGTATCTATGACTGTTTGTgccataataaatgaaaaaaaaaaaaaaaaaaaaaaaaaattaaacaacatcTATATCATTATGTTACTCTCAtcctttaattttaatttaatttggttttCTAGTAtgttatactaatattatatacaagaCAGCCACAAATCCATTGAGGACATAAAAAACAATCCATTTTTACACAGTAcccaataaatttaaaaaaaatattttataaaacttaccGATTTTTGTGACATTGTTTCACCTTCACCTACTATGACAACTTTAACTTCATGCTGTTTCTCTAATAGTTTCATCATTTTCTTGACACCAGTCATAAGGTCATGATCACCAATCTTAGTAGATAAGTTTAGAAGTTTTGCTGCTTTGAGGGTATTTTTCTGACGTGCTTCCTGTTTTTCTTTACGTTTTTCTAATTCTTCAGAATGATATTCAGCATTAGTCATTAATCtgaaatcattttaaattttcaactaTTAGCCTATATGTTAAAAACTAGAACTGTGCCAATTATATTCTTAGGCATCAAATTTTTAGATGAACATTATAAAAGTTGTAGCGCTGCGAGCGAGCACTCGGTTGTGTATGGGACGGCGAGATGCATGGACTTTGGAGCATCAGTAATGTGGTTGTGATGTACAGTTACAAGAGAGGATAGGGCACGTAACCTCGCCAGTATACTACAAATGGCGACTCGCCTGTACACTACACAGGCCACATGATGGCTGTCTTGcattattttctgtattttcaaCTTATATACCTAAGACCAAATTAAAACGatacttacttataaacaGGTCTCCTAGTTTTTGAATCTACATCTTGaattttgatcaattttaattcTCGTCTGAGTGACATATTTTGAGCATTTTTAAGATCTGTAATACTAACTGAATTATCAATACCAATTAATGTTATTCTgttctcaaaatatttttgtttaggtACTTCTTTCCCATCTGCTGTTATACGGGTAGAAGCAAAACGACAGTCCGGGATTCTTCGAATACCAAGTAGAGCTACAAACTTCATCATTTTTACAACTGAAAGTTTGGAAATATACCCTCACATAACCTTACTTAAATTAGTATTACAAATATGTGTTATCttcacaataaatacaatttattaagcCAACCAAATGTacgtattgaaataaaatataaaaaaacaataaatatattaaattagttataCATTTACTGAAATAGGTTCTAATAATCTACTTCCCCACTCACAAAGATAATTTGTCAATATCACAGTCATGTCatgtcaataaaaacaatgtcacATTGATCTAGCTACTGGATCATATAGTTGGATccagtacctacataatactATAAAGCCAGCATTCCCAAGTACTTCAGCTCTTGCGAGACAAAGCgctaacatattttattcttatccATGGAATAGGGATTAtaactgcacatttatcccaccagagtacagcactgtatgttagttacacaaaagctttgccgccttttgctatgtcaattaaaacgtttatttctgagtactttattaatccttttattcgtttgtgaaaatatacaacaatgtagcataatCTGGTGCCAAAATATTgcgaaaaatcattttccataagataaaaaaacttcgaaaactatggaatacgcctcacgctgtaaaattttcgagccagtaaacggtcgaaaaaaagttcggaacacttcacatgtgaagacttattaaaacatggacttcatacaggtaagatttTCAGTCAAAATTAGTTTATGACCATAactgaccaaataatgcagaacataacctaaaatagtattattattttcaggataatccactaaatctaaaccttttttctttaaactcgcaccacgattgcgtagaagttatttttggtcataaatctgcaacaatattgaaaattggcttTTTGCCCCCATTGGcaaccttagttgtaccagtagcgccatctgcgctgagctatGCGTAATTGCCTTATTCCATGGCACTCCGTTATTCGATTTGGGTCAAACTCatggatttataatatatggtGAGTTGGTcaagcttttttttattccgtTCGTTCATTGTTAGTCAGGTCGGTCGGTCAAAGGAATACTTCTAGTTCTCTCAATATTTCTCTTGCACAACTGGCTGCATTGCAATAAATGTCCAAATTTTTCTCTACTTTCAATAActggtatattttatgtacgaCCCCATTTTTGATCATAACATCGCCGCTATTCTCCTTTGCCAATTCTAGCAAGTTAGCCATGTCTATGGTCCGTCTGTATCatagataaagaaatatatggtctgtataatatacctatctgTCACTTTGTTTTGACAGCGAAAGCGGTCAAAAtggtttgtatttatttctataataaatcttaaaatatctttgaaaTCACCTGTTAATTAttgattcattattttattcgataatcattttatttcagtcgGCCCACAAGACTTTTATTATCAAGCGGAAGCTGgctaaaaaactaaaacagaACCGACCTATTCCTCAATGGGTTCGAATGCGCACGGGGAATACAATCCGGTAagcattgttatttttatgcatgCATTTACtcttatctttattatataaagtgtataaatatattttatataaattgtctaCAAAGTTTAGtaagtatacctacctaacctcTTTACCGTTCTATTGGGTTCGCCTAATcagtgttatatatattattgtgcaAGCAAATACCGTGGAGGCTCTGGTCTTGTAGAAATTTCaacataaaatgtatcatGTATGTtaccaaatgagatagaagatttccatacaacttccTGGCCCAATCTGCCTAATCTCAAAATGGCAGAATGGGCCAGACATGTGATGAGGGGGGAAGACGTGCATTTTGTCTCATATATTCTCAAGTATTTCTAATATGCACAATTCTTATATGATATTTGGCCTGAACAACTTGTACAGTCAGCAATGTGGGAAGTGCCAATAGTGCcttcattttgaataaaacattgatAAAATGTGGCGTTCCAAGTGTTTACGTACCTACCACTAGGGTGGTATTGAGTTATGGTTGTATTTTGATAGTTAAATAGGTGGCTGAACATGtggattaaaaaaagaattaactttaaacacatttattgaaaaaaaataattcaaaggTCACACAAAAATCTAATTGTTGAAGTTTTCACTGTAATATCTAGAGTTGCAGTTACCTACTAAACATACAATTGCAATTTTCTCATGTTTTGTACATGAATTAgagacatttattttataaaaatgtaaccatttctttttttatacctatattatataagtatctGACTATATTTTTGACCAAGTGAACCCTTGTCCAAGAGCACTCAATGTTTATCATCTATGTACTTGACAGAAACCTTGAGAATacttaaagaaaagaaagtatTTACTCCATTATATGGCAATGTAAGACACCTCATTGAAAACTCATTGTTATTtccattttatagtttttttgttttaattaggataaaaaatactaaatttatgACAGCATGACTtaccttttttgttttacatttcaGGTACAATGCTAAGAGGCGTCACTGGAGAAGGACAAAGCTCAAGCTGTAAGCTTGATATTGTAATCATAAGTGTCTAATAAATTTCCTCTCGAAAagttttagtattattattttattttagtaatttccCTGATTTGATGAAACATTCTCACTAAACTGgattatttttcgttttacGTGGAACCATCGTCCTCAAatgtataacatttattttaaatctaggATTCCCTTCATAAGGAAAAACTaaccattacaaaaaaataacactgtATGAATCGCGAACTCATAGATTACCTACTATCGTGAATACAGTACGCGTGCAAACAACTTTCGGGAATAAAGGTTGGTAGGTTAGGTACCCTAATGTGTTAGTCCAAGATATCGgctacctcaataccaaatgtcataaaaattggctcagtcgtgaaaaagtaacaagtTTGCTAAATCCATGCATACAACAAATTTTTGCCTTTTTAATATGGGATGGGATCATTCAATTTGttacaatgacaaaaaaatgcaGAAATCcgttttctatttttcataGATGACTCAAAGcaatcacaatatttatttttcgtaaaatgCATTTTGAAACATCGTCACCCTATTGCTTTGAGTTCCAACAGTACAGTCTCAAAAACAGTGAGAAAAGGGCGCTGTCTTCTCTTGACTGTCAACAATGAGTGTTTACCAATATAGCAATGAGAAAAAAGGTATTTCATTCATGTAaagttgatttatttactcttaaataataaatacatacgtaAACCATATCACTTGGGCTGCCCTGGGCACATGATTCATACTAATCTAGATCACTGTAAAGacttattttatcacaaatgcTAATACTGAACTGCACTGAGATATCATTTAATCCCACTGGAATATAAAGCTACTATGTCAGGTATCTTTCTTTTCACTGTTGGATATTTCTTTCTGCCTCGATGCTGCTGATTGTGCTAATAGGTCTTCTAATAACAAATCGTTGTCTATCAATTCCACACTTCCCGTCGGCTGGAAAACAAAGGTAGattagtacctatttacattttttgcatGAATTAGTAGGATGTAAGTAGGTTGTTAACAGTCTTTTTCGAGTGTAACATGATATTGCACTTAAACCCAagtactataataaaaactgattAAGTGAGTCGGACTTGCACACAGAGAAGTCAGCAAAATTTgcttttatacaaataaaattcaacttGACACgaactgtaaaaatataacataacctatatacaaatcacacacTTTACCTTGGACCAAAATTACACTAGGTGATGTTGAAAAATCCTTGACACTTAAGAACTATATACGAACAAGGAAGGCAGACGAGATTCCAGAAATTCAACATGTAAAAAGAGCCAACTAACTAAATCCAGAAATTAGACAAAGAGAAGGAACATAACTAACGATAGTTCTTTAGTACTGGATAATTGCAATAGGTAAGTATAAGATTATTCAACGTCGTTATAGTAAACGGATAAATACTCCAACAAAGAGGACAATCGCAAactttttttacagaaatcaGAATAACACCAAAGTTGGGCGAAACCCAAACCACGAGACGATTACAAATTTTCTAAAGATTCCGAAGCAATAATTCGACCTTTTTGCAGTAAAGTAATACTTTTAGAaagtaataaatcaaatcGACATGCCTTTTCACTGCTTCTTTGTGTGCAATAGTCTCtggaacataaaaatatggtttAGTTTAAAGCGGACCAACTTATTTGTCACATAAGTTACACAAGAGAGATATATTATGATGTAAAAGAACGATTATAAAAGAACGAAGTCAAAGAGACAATAGGACCGTAATGTTAAGACgagaaatattgaaaaatctattttctGAAGACAGCCAAACAGATGCAGAAACATATATAGACTAAGAACCTACTATGGTTATGAACCTAACTGTTAACTAcgtaacatttgaaaaaagcTATTTAATAGGAATATTACATtcctattataattttattaaaaatatatacaagcCGAAACagcttatacatataaatatgattacGGTTATGAAACACTGCCTCTCTCACACTTCAAactggaacacaacaatgcaagtaTTCTTGTTTGGCGGCAGAAATAGACCCAAGAAGACCTTACCAAGGTCTATCTCTCCAAAAATtgttttcgaaattattttataacctaGTTAATATTCATGCGAGACAGCTTTACACATTTTTAGCCATTTTACGCACTGCTTGAGCACTGGCCTTcccggcccgccccggcttcgctcgggtaagaACATcccactatctattggtgaaaaccgcatgaaaatctgtgggcagtagattttgagttaatcacgaacagacagacagacgcggcagaggactttgttttatctgTAAGGATGTGAGACGTAACAAacgattaaaaaaactatattgacCTGTTGCGCGCTGACGGAGCGCGCGGCCATGAGCTTCTGCAGGTACTTCTCGTGGCGGTCCTGCTCGCGCTTGCAGCGCAGCCGCTCGAACTCGTCCGCGTCGGGGTCTTCGCTGCCGTCCACTTCGTCCACTGTCACGACACTCACGTGAGTTATACGCATGacagtttatttactttctcGCCCATTGTCACTTCATTTTGTCACATTAGTGTGGCACAACAGTAGCTTGAGACATAGTATGTAAATTTACGGTAGTGGTGTATACTATTACACCGGATAGATGCATATTCTAAgctattatttctttaatgaacGAGCATGAAGGCCAGGCAAAATCTATGGGACGGATAtccatgaaatttggtaagtacATTACTAGAATAAAACCTTTTTCGAAAATTTATTGGTATCAAATAGAAGCAGTGTGTAGACATTCTTCTTATTATTgtgttatcgctaacactagtgtcgggttttattcaaatcgcctaaaggcatctgacatcaCTTTTACGACAACCTACCTCCTCAAACAATTCTGTAATTGTATGATT encodes:
- the mIF3 gene encoding translation initiation factor IF-3 — encoded protein: MMKFVALLGIRRIPDCRFASTRITADGKEVPKQKYFENRITLIGIDNSVSITDLKNAQNMSLRRELKLIKIQDVDSKTRRPVYKLMTNAEYHSEELEKRKEKQEARQKNTLKAAKLLNLSTKIGDHDLMTGVKKMMKLLEKQHEVKVVIVGEGETMSQKSERIYSIIEEKLKSFGKVVQKRHKGNSLRFQLLPTKHSNTDEVKDSTSSHNEGDKGPL
- the RpL39 gene encoding large ribosomal subunit protein eL39 → MSAHKTFIIKRKLAKKLKQNRPIPQWVRMRTGNTIRYNAKRRHWRRTKLKL